The Cottoperca gobio chromosome 22, fCotGob3.1, whole genome shotgun sequence genome contains a region encoding:
- the brms1la gene encoding breast cancer metastasis-suppressor 1-like protein-A translates to MPVHRDREKKESTAEEMEVEEQEQEASSSEEEDSDTSSVSEDGDSSEMDEEDCERRRVECLDEMSNLEKQFTDLKDQLYHERLSQVNSKLTEVEAGRAAEYLEPLAVLLENMQVRTKVAGIYRELCLESVRNKYECEIQAACQHWESEKLLLLDTVQSELEEKIRRLEEDRHSIDITSELWNDELSGRKKRRDALSPDKKKRRPSVVSGPYIVYMLPDLDILEDWTAIRKAVATLGPHRGKAESDSPVFPFRQDRNRPILNC, encoded by the exons ATGCCGGTGCACCGTGacagggagaagaaggagagcacagcagaggagatggaggtggaggagcaggagcaagAGGCGTCCAGCTCGGAGGAGGAGGATTCTGacacctcctctgtctctgagGATGGAGACAGCTCTG AAATGGATGAGGAGGACTGTGAGCGGAGGAGGGTGGAGTGTCTGGATGAAATGTCCAACCTGGAGAAGCAGTTCACAGATCTCAAAGACCA GCTGTATCATGAGCGTCTCAGTCAGGTAAACAGCAAGCTCACAGAGGTGGAGGCTGGCCGGGCAGCCGAGTATCTGGAGCCTCTGGCTGTGCTGCTGGAGAACATGCAGGTCCGCACCAAGGTGGCAG GCATCTACAGGGAGCTGTGTCTGGAGTCTGTAAGGAACAAATACGAGTGTGAAATCCAGGCAGCATGCCAGCACTGGgag agtgagaagctgctgttgttggaCACAGTACAGAGTGAACTGGAGGAAAAAATTCGAAGACtggaggaagacagacacagcaTAGATATTACATCAG AGTTGTGGAATGACGAGTTAtcaggaaggaagaagaggagagatgctTTAAGTCCAGATAAGAAGAAGAGACGACCTTCTGTGGTGTCTG GCCCATATATTGTTTACATGCTACCTGACCTGGACATCCTGGAGGACTGGACAGCCATCAGAAAG GCCGTGGCTACACTGGGACCCCACAGAGGAAAGGCCGAATCTGACAGCCCAGTGTTCCCATTTAGGCAAGACAGAAACAGGCCCATTCTCAACTgctga